A portion of the Faecalibacterium sp. I3-3-89 genome contains these proteins:
- a CDS encoding DUF6551 family protein produces the protein MAENFSEYVANEPKVSFRDGRFYIFDGQNTVEARRTCNGGMELPIRCKVFYGLTKEDEATLFAIRTGNATCLTAGERLRANLVAENPDALYFVGITSNAGVEFAYDGIRAPWKIYCIETAYELYKQYGCERYVEMLHIINEAWKGNVDSYLAGVIRGVARFCRIVLGGDFSDIVTRWHPMGR, from the coding sequence ATTGCGGAAAACTTTTCGGAGTACGTTGCAAACGAACCGAAGGTCAGCTTCCGGGACGGGCGCTTCTACATCTTTGATGGACAGAACACGGTAGAAGCACGTCGAACCTGCAACGGTGGTATGGAATTGCCCATCCGCTGCAAGGTCTTCTATGGCCTTACCAAAGAAGACGAAGCAACGCTGTTTGCGATTCGGACCGGCAATGCTACCTGCCTGACGGCGGGCGAACGCCTTCGTGCAAATCTGGTGGCCGAAAACCCGGATGCACTTTACTTTGTGGGGATCACGTCGAATGCCGGTGTGGAATTTGCCTATGACGGCATCCGGGCACCCTGGAAAATCTACTGCATCGAAACGGCATACGAGCTGTACAAGCAGTATGGCTGTGAGCGCTACGTCGAGATGCTTCACATCATCAATGAGGCGTGGAAGGGCAATGTGGATTCCTACCTTGCCGGTGTAATCCGTGGTGTGGCCCGCTTCTGTAGGATAGTTCTCGGAGGTGACTTTTCTGACATTGTTACTCGATGGCATCCAATGGGCCGATAA
- a CDS encoding (deoxy)nucleoside triphosphate pyrophosphohydrolase has protein sequence MKTIRVVAAVICDSMQEKRKIYATARGYGDYKGQWEFPGGKIEPGETPQQALKREIEEELDTEIAVGDLIGTLEYDYPTFHLSMDCFWCEVVSGELVLKEAEAARWLTKDDIDSVPWLPADQTILDVIRSSMQSVKPLHTSEYDNEPLQRC, from the coding sequence ATGAAAACGATTCGTGTTGTGGCCGCTGTGATCTGCGACTCCATGCAGGAAAAGCGCAAAATCTACGCCACTGCCCGCGGTTATGGCGACTATAAAGGCCAGTGGGAGTTTCCGGGCGGCAAAATCGAGCCGGGAGAAACCCCGCAGCAGGCTCTGAAGCGGGAAATCGAAGAAGAACTGGACACGGAAATTGCTGTGGGGGATTTAATTGGTACACTCGAGTACGATTATCCGACGTTTCATCTTTCCATGGACTGCTTCTGGTGTGAAGTGGTTTCCGGCGAGCTTGTGCTGAAAGAAGCGGAAGCTGCACGGTGGCTGACAAAAGATGACATTGATTCCGTTCCGTGGCTCCCGGCGGATCAGACTATTTTGGATGTTATCAGAAGTTCAATGCAGTCAGTGAAACCACTCCATACCAGCGAATATGACAACGAACCTCTGCAGAGATGCTGA
- a CDS encoding Fic family protein, translating to MDGAQFAKMLSDKHLFELNRMEYKYSTVSVKEFAELLRQNFAQPLPLTDFSGNKLFYLPNLAQISTNGMKQLLSVPVSGQNFGLSAMTEEIYATFQIESIRSTRSSIRYILDGYAPRGEQEARIYGMKCGLEFIADRQNRITEENLHHLYQISTEDYLPDEDRLLPNHFYRHGEVFIVGGEEPRPGLPAERLPGAMKCLVDFANANDGINELHKAAILHFAFAYYHPYFDGNGRTARLFHLWYLVQQGYPAALFTPFSRYIAENKDTYYKAYERVERNALISGYTDVTPFLFYFCNEVYNRLQVDAVPPKTDLEVYQTALAEGKITEKERLLWEYVLSAYGAEEFTTKQLEKDFRNAAYATIRTFVMKFHEMGLLTARKAGNRVFYRVGGTSDGRPL from the coding sequence ATGGATGGGGCACAGTTTGCCAAAATGCTTTCAGATAAGCATTTGTTTGAACTCAATCGGATGGAATACAAGTACTCGACTGTCAGCGTCAAAGAATTTGCCGAATTGCTGCGGCAAAACTTTGCGCAGCCTCTGCCGTTGACTGATTTTTCTGGAAATAAGCTGTTTTACCTGCCGAACCTCGCGCAAATTTCAACAAATGGTATGAAGCAGTTGCTCTCTGTCCCTGTCAGTGGACAAAACTTCGGTTTGTCGGCGATGACCGAGGAAATTTATGCTACTTTTCAAATTGAAAGTATCCGCTCGACCCGCAGCAGTATCCGTTATATCCTCGATGGCTATGCCCCTCGTGGTGAACAAGAAGCCCGCATCTATGGTATGAAGTGCGGACTGGAGTTTATCGCGGATCGTCAGAATAGGATCACCGAGGAGAATCTGCATCACCTATATCAGATCAGCACAGAGGATTATCTCCCGGATGAAGATCGATTACTGCCAAACCACTTTTATCGGCATGGCGAGGTTTTTATTGTGGGCGGTGAAGAACCCAGACCGGGACTTCCGGCAGAGCGGCTTCCCGGTGCCATGAAATGTCTTGTCGATTTTGCGAATGCCAATGACGGCATCAATGAGCTGCATAAGGCTGCCATTCTGCACTTTGCTTTTGCATACTACCACCCCTATTTTGACGGGAATGGACGCACTGCACGGCTATTCCACCTCTGGTATCTTGTTCAGCAGGGCTATCCTGCGGCACTGTTCACGCCGTTTTCCCGATACATCGCTGAAAACAAGGACACATATTATAAAGCCTACGAACGCGTGGAGAGAAATGCTCTGATTTCCGGCTATACGGATGTGACTCCCTTTCTGTTCTACTTCTGCAATGAGGTCTATAACCGCCTGCAGGTGGATGCAGTCCCGCCGAAAACTGATCTTGAGGTATATCAAACTGCTCTTGCGGAAGGAAAAATCACAGAAAAAGAACGGCTGCTCTGGGAGTATGTTCTGTCTGCTTATGGTGCAGAGGAGTTTACCACAAAGCAGCTGGAAAAGGATTTCCGAAACGCTGCGTATGCAACCATTCGGACGTTTGTGATGAAATTCCATGAGATGGGGCTGCTTACAGCAAGAAAAGCAGGAAACAGGGTGTTCTATCGTGTCGGTGGGACTTCTGACGGTCGGCCATTATAA